The Eubacteriaceae bacterium Marseille-Q4139 genome has a window encoding:
- a CDS encoding DNA methyltransferase — protein sequence MIYADPPWRYSQKGLQGAAEHHYPTMGIEELCALPVADLAAPDCALFLWATFPQLPEALRLIRAWGFTYKSVAFVWLKKNKKADSWFYGLGFWTRGNAEVCLLATRGHPKRRAANVHQFIISPIQEHSRKPDEARDKIAALMGDVPRVELFARQTPPSWDVWGNEVESTPDLWPSWPEAVKAGKEGGAWPM from the coding sequence GTGATCTACGCCGACCCGCCCTGGCGGTATTCCCAAAAGGGTTTGCAGGGGGCGGCGGAACACCATTACCCCACAATGGGGATCGAGGAATTGTGCGCCCTGCCCGTGGCCGATCTGGCGGCCCCGGACTGTGCGCTTTTTTTGTGGGCCACCTTCCCCCAGCTCCCGGAGGCCCTGCGGCTGATCCGGGCCTGGGGCTTCACCTATAAATCCGTGGCTTTCGTCTGGCTGAAAAAGAACAAAAAGGCGGATAGCTGGTTTTATGGCCTGGGCTTCTGGACGCGGGGAAATGCGGAGGTGTGTCTGCTGGCGACCAGGGGACATCCGAAACGACGGGCGGCCAACGTCCATCAGTTCATTATCTCCCCCATCCAGGAGCACAGCCGCAAGCCGGACGAGGCGCGGGACAAGATCGCGGCCCTTATGGGCGACGTGCCCCGCGTGGAGCTGTTCGCCCGCCAGACCCCTCCCAGCTGGGATGTGTGGGGCAACGAGGTGGAGTCCACCCCGGACTTATGGCCATCGTGGCCAGAAGCGGTCAAGGCCGGAAAGGAGGGTGGGGCATGGCCTATGTGA
- a CDS encoding conjugal transfer protein TraE, with amino-acid sequence MQGKQKPRSGPARGKGRAALSAQQTVPYVEMLKDGVCRVRDGYYTKTIAYEDINYSVASTEDQTAIFNGWCSFLNYFDSALPFQLSFVNHRSRGGSRYKVNIPMAHDAFDSIRAEYVDMLKRQIARSNNGIVRSKYITFGVPCATLAEARPRLERVEADIMGNFKKLGVQSHTLNGWERLEAIHGQLHPGGREAFRFSWADIPRTGMGTKDFIVPDSFDFRPSRTFRVGQYWGAAFYLQIMASELSDKLLLELLELDAEMIVTLHVQTVDQTKAIKTVKGKISDIDKMKVEEQRKATRSGYDPDILPPDLVTYSKDAAALLADLQSRNERMFLLTFLVVNMAPTREKLENEVFTVSGIAQKHNCALRRLDWQQEQGYMSSLPLGYNGIEIQRGMTTSSTAIFIPFMTKELRMDGQALYYGMNALSGNIIMADRKRLKNPNGLFLGTPGSGKSFAAKREIVNVFLTWPEDDIVIADPEGEYYPLVNRLGGQVVKLTPSATSGTYINPMDINPDYADDEDPLSLKSDFILSLCELIVGGRGGLAPVEKTVIDRAVRNVYRPYLADPAPERMPILQDLYEELLRQPEPEAQRVASALELYCTGSLNLFNHRTNVEVNSRLLCYDIKALGKMLKKIGLLILTDQVWGRVTANRDRHRATWVYQDEFHVLLSDPQTAAYSVEIFRRFRKWGAIPSGITQNVKSLLESSEIESIFGNCDFLYLLSQAAGDREVLASHLGISPHQLSYVTHSGSGEGLLFYGDTAIPFVDRFPKDTELYTLLTTKPEDNAHERKDE; translated from the coding sequence TTGCAGGGAAAGCAAAAACCAAGATCCGGCCCCGCAAGGGGTAAAGGGCGGGCGGCCCTCTCCGCCCAGCAGACCGTCCCCTATGTGGAAATGCTCAAAGACGGCGTTTGCCGGGTACGGGACGGCTACTACACCAAGACCATCGCCTATGAGGACATCAATTACTCGGTGGCAAGCACCGAGGATCAGACGGCCATCTTCAACGGCTGGTGCTCGTTCCTGAATTATTTTGACAGCGCCCTGCCGTTCCAGCTCTCGTTCGTCAATCACCGCTCCCGTGGCGGGAGCCGCTACAAGGTCAATATCCCTATGGCCCACGATGCCTTTGACAGCATCCGGGCGGAGTATGTGGATATGCTCAAACGGCAGATCGCCCGGAGCAATAACGGGATCGTCCGCTCCAAGTACATCACCTTTGGCGTACCCTGCGCCACGCTGGCCGAGGCCCGGCCCCGGCTGGAGCGCGTGGAGGCGGACATCATGGGCAACTTCAAGAAGCTGGGGGTACAGTCCCACACGCTCAACGGCTGGGAGCGGCTGGAGGCCATCCACGGCCAGCTCCACCCCGGAGGCCGGGAGGCGTTCCGCTTCTCCTGGGCGGATATTCCCCGGACGGGCATGGGGACAAAGGATTTCATCGTCCCGGACAGCTTCGACTTCCGCCCCTCCCGCACGTTCCGGGTGGGCCAATACTGGGGTGCGGCCTTCTACTTGCAGATCATGGCGTCCGAGCTGTCCGACAAGCTCCTTTTGGAACTGCTGGAGCTGGATGCGGAAATGATCGTCACCCTCCACGTCCAGACCGTAGACCAGACCAAGGCCATCAAGACGGTCAAGGGCAAGATCAGCGACATTGACAAAATGAAGGTGGAGGAACAGCGCAAGGCCACCCGGAGCGGCTATGACCCGGATATTCTGCCGCCCGATCTTGTCACCTACTCCAAGGACGCGGCGGCCCTCCTGGCCGATCTCCAGTCCCGCAACGAGCGGATGTTCCTGCTCACGTTCCTGGTGGTGAACATGGCCCCCACGCGGGAGAAGCTGGAAAACGAGGTGTTCACCGTTTCCGGCATCGCCCAAAAGCACAACTGCGCCCTGCGGCGGCTGGACTGGCAACAGGAGCAGGGCTATATGTCCTCCCTCCCCCTGGGGTACAACGGCATCGAGATACAGCGGGGGATGACCACCAGCTCCACGGCCATTTTCATTCCCTTTATGACAAAGGAGCTTCGGATGGACGGTCAAGCCCTCTACTACGGCATGAACGCCCTTTCCGGGAACATCATCATGGCAGACCGCAAGCGGCTGAAAAATCCCAACGGCCTGTTCCTGGGCACCCCCGGAAGCGGCAAGAGCTTTGCCGCCAAGCGTGAGATCGTCAACGTATTTCTGACGTGGCCGGAGGATGATATTGTCATAGCAGACCCGGAGGGGGAATATTACCCCCTTGTCAACCGCCTGGGGGGACAGGTGGTGAAGCTCACCCCCTCGGCCACCTCCGGCACCTACATCAATCCGATGGACATCAACCCGGACTACGCCGACGACGAAGATCCTCTTTCCCTGAAAAGCGACTTTATTTTGTCCCTGTGTGAGCTGATCGTGGGAGGCCGGGGCGGGCTGGCCCCGGTGGAGAAAACCGTCATTGACCGGGCGGTGCGGAACGTCTACCGCCCCTATCTGGCAGACCCGGCCCCGGAGCGGATGCCCATTCTCCAGGACTTGTATGAGGAGCTTTTGCGCCAGCCGGAGCCGGAGGCCCAGCGTGTGGCCTCCGCCCTGGAACTGTACTGCACGGGATCGCTCAACCTCTTTAACCACCGCACCAATGTGGAGGTAAACAGCCGTCTGCTGTGCTACGACATCAAGGCCCTGGGGAAGATGCTGAAAAAGATCGGGCTTCTCATCCTCACGGATCAGGTGTGGGGCCGGGTGACGGCCAACCGGGACAGGCATCGGGCGACCTGGGTGTACCAGGATGAATTTCATGTGCTGTTGTCCGATCCGCAGACGGCGGCATACAGCGTGGAGATATTCCGCCGCTTCCGCAAGTGGGGGGCGATCCCCAGCGGGATCACGCAAAATGTGAAAAGCCTTTTGGAGAGCAGTGAGATCGAGTCCATTTTCGGCAACTGTGATTTTCTCTATCTGCTGTCTCAGGCCGCCGGGGATCGGGAGGTGCTGGCCAGCCACCTGGGAATCAGCCCCCATCAGCTCTCCTACGTCACCCATTCCGGTTCCGGCGAGGGCCTGCTGTTTTACGGCGATACCGCCATCCCCTTTGTGGATCGCTTCCCTAAGGATACCGAGCTATATACCCTGCTGACCACCAAACCGGAGGACAATGCCCATGAGCGGAAAGACGAATGA
- a CDS encoding site-specific DNA-methyltransferase produces MTENPTSGQCDQNFAPDGRPLAPDGLFLMDGIEGLRSLPRHSVDMLLTDPPYGTTRNYWDVPLPLPELWEAVRWAVKPDGAVLLFAQCPYDKVLGASNLPMLRYEWVWCKSRCTGFLNARRAPLKKTENILVFYRKLPLYNPQFEQGKPYKKVMAQSGESPNYGKFVRSGSGSEDGLRFPGNVLTFPGVQRTIHPTQKPVDLCEYLIRTYTNEGQVVADICAGSGTTAVAALNTGRRFICFENAPAFYGPATERLERAREAVCQGGKGV; encoded by the coding sequence ATGACAGAGAATCCTACTTCTGGCCAGTGTGACCAGAACTTCGCCCCGGACGGGCGGCCCCTGGCCCCGGACGGTCTGTTTCTCATGGACGGGATCGAGGGGCTTCGCTCTCTGCCCCGTCATTCGGTGGATATGCTCTTGACCGATCCGCCCTATGGCACCACGCGGAACTATTGGGATGTGCCCCTGCCCCTCCCGGAGCTGTGGGAGGCGGTGCGGTGGGCGGTGAAGCCGGATGGCGCGGTGCTCCTGTTCGCGCAGTGTCCCTATGACAAGGTGCTGGGGGCCTCTAACCTCCCCATGCTCCGCTATGAATGGGTATGGTGCAAAAGCCGCTGTACCGGATTTCTCAACGCCCGCCGCGCCCCGTTGAAAAAGACGGAGAACATCCTGGTGTTTTACCGCAAGCTCCCGCTCTACAATCCGCAGTTTGAGCAGGGCAAGCCTTACAAGAAAGTCATGGCGCAGAGCGGAGAAAGTCCCAACTACGGGAAATTCGTCCGTTCCGGCAGTGGCTCGGAGGATGGACTTCGGTTTCCTGGGAACGTGCTGACGTTTCCGGGCGTACAGCGCACCATCCACCCCACGCAGAAGCCGGTGGACTTGTGCGAGTATCTGATCCGCACCTATACCAACGAGGGACAGGTGGTGGCGGACATCTGCGCGGGGAGCGGCACGACAGCGGTGGCCGCCCTGAACACGGGCCGCCGCTTCATCTGCTTTGAAAACGCCCCGGCCTTTTACGGCCCGGCCACCGAGCGCCTGGAACGGGCGCGGGAGGCTGTCTGCCAGGGCGGGAAAGGGGTGTAA
- a CDS encoding PrgI family protein: MAYVSIPNDLSKIKTKVAFNLTGRQLVCFGGAAAVGIPAFLLARSAIGNTGAMFLMLVIMLPAFFMAMYERDGLPFEKVLRNIVRARFLRPGVRPYRTENMYAPFTGQGGLEKEEPIAGKAKTKIRPRKG, translated from the coding sequence ATGGCCTATGTGAGCATCCCCAACGATCTGTCCAAGATCAAAACCAAAGTTGCGTTCAATCTGACGGGCCGCCAGCTTGTGTGCTTTGGCGGCGCGGCGGCGGTGGGCATCCCCGCCTTTCTGCTGGCCCGGTCTGCCATCGGCAACACCGGGGCCATGTTCCTGATGCTGGTCATCATGCTCCCCGCCTTTTTCATGGCGATGTATGAGCGGGACGGCCTGCCGTTTGAAAAAGTGTTGCGGAACATCGTCCGGGCGCGTTTTCTGCGCCCCGGCGTGAGGCCCTACCGCACCGAGAATATGTACGCCCCCTTTACCGGGCAGGGCGGTTTGGAAAAGGAGGAACCGATTGCAGGGAAAGCAAAAACCAAGATCCGGCCCCGCAAGGGGTAA